A window of Xiphophorus hellerii strain 12219 chromosome 7, Xiphophorus_hellerii-4.1, whole genome shotgun sequence contains these coding sequences:
- the LOC116723643 gene encoding lactase-phlorizin hydrolase isoform X1 yields MNRLLWVVCLYFLCVIVWSSQVNGEDHFMLLAGPLTEKDHRTSSSDENVFDCSHPIPAASKQYFKYLQTKGVTHFKVPLSWAKLLPTGLTSKPQQDVARCYQTLLKNLQEEGLQPLVILHGSTVPGSFRFRYGGWESQQLLDMFQQYAEFALREFGHLANSWVTFSDLDEILREGPAVDGHSLLQNILQLNKNIHEFYHQNFPYEGRRLSFGLNAKHLDQLSNLKAFTNMDFLSVNLEYNCASSKSFAQELRSLQTSAGNLPILLYKMPVRDCIPSEHQLLGDLLQVLWRNSLNIMGCDMKNVLDGLDMHDSPVSRTEFRKSYENIFQKFGDQASDDDLFLTKGFLPGFQWATSSESFKVEGGWLEGGKGETIWDQFGHEGQAFANHTADLACDSYNKVDIDVYLLQSLGVNTYQFSISWARIFPSGHKDSLKEEGALYYDNLIDALIESGIQPVVTLYHWDLPQALQDDGGWTNPSIVTAYMDYAAFCFHRYGNRVKSWNTFSSPWVVSHAGYGTGVHAPGIKDYVTASYQVTHNIVKSHAEAWHVYNDNYRKTQGGKVGIALNSDWAEPADVDKPEDKEAAERYLQFMLGWFAHPIFIDGDYPEVLKTQIEKKRNECPSSAPAVLPTFTDEEKARIKGTSDFFGLNHYTSRLVSNSVGGCTPGPEGVGDFQAKVDPSWPATASDWIYSMPTGLRSLLNYIKTKYLAVNNVPIYITGNGMPTDDIFNDTSRIEYMGGYISEALKAIELDKVDVQRFTAQSLMDGFEGNKGYSERFGLHHVNFVDSYRPRTPKQSAYFFAQIIEQNGFVSRKQDHFEGVKISPPRRSTPLPPSEVPSASKVVWEKFTPQKKFDRQMYHYGNFSQDFLWGVSSSAYQIEGGWNADGKGPSVWDTFTQKPGSGIPADADGNEACDSYNRLDEDLYMLQALKVKTYRFSLSWSRIFPNGRRESLNQKGVDYYNRLINGLLARKITPMVTIYHWDLPQALQDIGGWQNVEMINIFNDYCDFCFATFGDRVKFWMTMNDPQGLAWLGYGTGQIPPNIKEPGTAPYQVAHNLIKAHATAYHTYDNKYRASQGGMVSIALNAEWVEPKDINVPRDLVAADRAMQFNLGWFAHPIFKNGDYPEAMKAQVLVKSELQGLSQSRLPSFTEEEKNSIKGTADMFCVNHYTTRIVTHITGLLSPHSYQNDWDFTEEQESDSPATAIKNQRAVSWGLRRVLNWIMEEYGDPEIYITDNGGATTAKTTWDDIDRVFFYKTYINEALKAYELDGVMLKGYTATSLMDSFEWLNGYTVGYGFYHVDFTDPNKPRTPKLSAHFYFQLMKDNGFPITEDEKMLYGEFPQGFLWSSATAAYQIEGGWRADGKSLSIWDKFAHTPLKIFNSDNGDIACDSYNKIDEDIAILKQLGVNHYRFSISWTRVLPDGTTNHINEVGFRYYDRLVNALLAANIQPHITLYHWDLPQALQNVGGWENDTIVQRFRDYADVMFSHLGDRVKLWVTINEPYNVAMIGHGYGVAAPGISFRPGTLPYIVAHNLIKAHAEAWHLYNDKYRGRQNGKVSITINSDWSEPRNPYKQEDIDAARRIMQFYIGWFAHPIFNGDYSEMMKTIIRERSLAAGLTKSRLPEFTPEEIKRIKGTHDYFGFNHYTTVLAFPVDYGNLQHYDADRGAGTYVDRTWLDSGSAWLKVTPFGLRRILNFIKEEYGNPTIIITENGVSERGPTDLKDSHRSYYYEKYINQVLKAYRLDNVDVRGYTAWSLMDNLEWATGFSERFGLFYVNRSDPNVPRVAKESVSFFSTIINCNGFPDPASGPHDCLKPKPEATSAPENDNSVNFLGLRLSPEEAETGLNTTFALLLVAATGAICLSIGCFFTKRRSK; encoded by the exons ATGAACAGGTTGCTGTGGGTTGtgtgtctgtattttttatgtgtgaTTGTTTGGAGCAGTCAGGTGAATGGAGAAGATCACTTTATGCTTCTTGCTGGTCCTCTGACTGAGAAGGACCACAGAACCTCCAGCAGTGATGAAAATGTCTTTGACTGCAGTCATCCAATACCAGCAGCTTCCAAGCAGTATTTTAAGTACCTCCAGACCAAAGGGGTGACCCACTTCAAAGTGCCGCTGTCATGGGCAAAACTTCTTCCTACAGGCCTGACCAGCAAGCCTCAACAGGATGTGGCAAGGTGTTACCAGACCCTGCTGAAGAACCTGCAGGAGGAGGGCTTGCAGCCTCTCGTCATTCTTCATGGATCAACAGTTCCAGGCTCTTTCAGGTTCAGGTATGGAGGCTGGGAAAGTCAGCAGCTGCTAGACATGTTTCAACAGTATGCTGAGTTTGCTTTGAGAGAATTTGGCCATTTGGCAAACTCGTGGGTGACATTTAGTGACCTGGATGAGATTTTGCGTGAAGGACCAGCTGTCGATGGTCACAGTCTTCTCCAAAATATCCTTCAGCTCAACAAGAATATTCATGAGTTTTATCATCAAAACTTTCCATATGAAG ggaGACGTCTATCATTTGGGTTGAATGCAAAACACTTGGATCAACTTTCCAATCTTAAAGCTTTCACAAAT ATGGATTTCTTGTCAGTGAACCTTGAATATAACTGCGCCTCCTCAAAGAGTTTTGCACAAGAGTTGAGAAGCTTGCAG ACATCTGCTGGAAATTTGCCAATCTTGCTATATAAGATGCCAGTTCGTGACTGTATCCCGAGTGAACACCAGCTTCTTGGAGATTTATTACAAG TTTTATGGAGAAATAGTTTGAATATTATGGGATGCGACATGAAGAATGTATTAGATGGGCTGGACATGCATGATTCTCCAGTCAG CAGGACCGAATTCAGGAAGAGTTATGAAAACATCTTTCAGAAATTTGGAGACCAAGCCAGTGATGACGATCTGTTCCTCACTAAAGGATTTCTCCCGGGTTTCCAATGGGCTACGTCATCAGAATCTTTCAAGGTTGAAGGTGGCTGGTTGGAAGGGGGAAAAGGAGAGACTATTTGGGATCAATTTGGTCATGAAGGTCAAGCTTTTGCAAATCACACTGCTGATCTTGCTTGCGACAGTTATAACAAAGTTGATATAGATGTCTACCTTCTGCAAAGTCTTGGAGTCAACACCTACCAGTTCTCCATTTCCTGGGCCCGTATATTCCCGTCAGGTCACAAAGACAGCCTGAAGGAAGAAGGAGCTCTCTACTATGACAATCTGATCGATGCTCTTATTGAATCTGGCATACAGCCTGTTGTCACTCTCTATCATTGGGACTTGCCTCAGGCTCTCCAAGACGATGGTGGATGGACCAACCCTTCCATTGTTACAGCTTACATGGACTATGCAGCCTTCTGCTTCCATAGATATGGAAACAGGGTCAAGAGCTGGAACACATTCAGTAGTCCCTGGGTGGTGAGCCATGCTGGATATGGCACAGGTGTGCATGCTCCGGGAATAAAAGACTACGTGACTGCTTCTTACCAG GTCACTCATAATATAGTGAAATCCCATGCTGAAGCCTGGCATGTCTACAATGACAATTACAGAAAGACACAGGGAGGGAAAGTGGGCATTGCATTAAACTCTGACTGGGCAGAACCTGCTGATGTTGACAAACCTGAAGATAAGGAAGCTGCAGAGCGCTACCTTCAGTTTATGCTAGGCTGGTTTGCCCATCCAATCTTCATAGATGGGGATTATCCAGAAGTTCTCAAAACTcagatagaaaagaaaagaaatgagtgTCCCTCATCTGCACCAGCAGTACTTCCAACTTTCACTGATGAAGAGAAAGCGAGGATCAAGGGAACTTCTGActtttttggtttaaatcatTATACCTCCCGTTTAGTTAGCAACAGTGTAGGTGGGTGCACCCCTGGTCCTGAAGGAGTTGGAGACTTCCAGGCAAAAGTAGACCCCTCATGGCCTGCTACAGCATCAGACTGGATCTACTCCATGCCCACAGGACTACGGTCACTTCTGAactacattaaaacaaaatatctagCCGTGAACAATGTGCCCATTTACATAACTGGGAATGGCATGCCAACAGATGATATCTTCAATGACACTAGCAGAATAGAGTACATGGGAGGTTACATCAGTGAGGCCCTAAAAG CCATTGAACTTGATAAAGTGGATGTGCAGCGATTCACAGCGCAATCACTTATGGATGGATTTGAGGGAAACAAAGGGTACAGTGAAAGATTTGGACTACATCATGTTAATTTTGTAGATAGCTACAGACCAAGAACACCAAAACAATCAGCATATTTCTTTGCTCAGATCATTGAGCAAAATGGTTTTGTTTCACGTAAACAAGATCATTTTGAAGGTGTGAAAATATCACCACCTCGCCGTTCCACTCCACTGCCACCCTCAGAGGTTCCATCAGCGTCAAAGGTTGTCTGGGAAAAATTTAcgccacagaaaaagtttgacaGACAAATGTATCACTATGGTAATTTCTCACAAGACTTCTTATGGGGCGTCTCATCTTCAGCTTACCAGATTGAGGGTGGATGGAATGCAGATGGAAAAGGGCCCAGTGTATGGGATACATTCACTCAGAAGCCAGGTAGTGGTATTCCTGCAGATGCAGATGGCAATGAAGCCTGTGACAGTTATAATAGACTCGATGAAGACCTTTACATGCTGCAAGCACTGAAGGTGAAGACCTACAGATTTTCTCTGTCGTGGTCCAGAATCTTTCCCAATGGTAGGCGTGAATCCCTGAACCAGAAGGGTGTTGATTATTACAACAGGCTTATTAATGGCCTCTTGGCCAGAAAAATCACCCCAATGGTCACAATCTATCACTGGGACCTTCCACAAGCTCTACAAGACATTGGTGGCTGGCAAAATGTGGAgatgattaacatttttaatgattattgtGACTTCTGCTTTGCCACTTTTGGTGACAGAGTAAAATTCTGGATGACCATGAATGACCCTCAAGGACTTGCATGGCTAGGATATGGAACTGGACAAATCCCTCCAAACATCAAGGAGCCAGGAACAGCACCATACCAAGTTGCACATAACTTGATAAAAGCTCACGCTACAGCATACCACACATATGATAACAAATACCGTGCTTCTCAGGGAGGTATGGTTTCCATTGCCCTTAATGCTGAATGGGTTGAACCTAAAGATATCAATGTCCCTCGTGATCTTGTTGCTGCTGACCGTGCAATGCAGTTCAACCTGGGTTGGTTTGCCCACCCAATCTTCAAGAATGGGGACTATCCAGAGGCCATGAAAGCCCAAGTTTTGGTCAAAAGTGAACTCCAAGGTCTTTCACAGTCAAGACTCCCTTCTTTcacagaggaggaaaagaacTCTATCAAAGGAACTGCTGACATGTTTTGTGTCAATCACTACACCACCAGGATAGTAACCCATATCACAGGTCTGCTGTCTCCACATTCCTATCAAAATGACTGGGACTTCACAGAGGAACAAGAAAGTGATTCACCAGCTACAGCCATCAAAAACCAGAGAGCTGTATCATGGGGCCTACGAAGAGTCCTGAATTGGATCATGGAAGAGTATGGAGACCCTGAAATTTACATAACTGATAATGGTGGAGCTACAACAGCAAAAACTACTTGGGATGACATTGACAGAGTGTTTTTTTACAAGACTTACATAAATGAAGCTCTTAAAG CCTATGAACTAGATGGAGTAATGCTAAAAGGCTACACAGCAACATCTCTCATGGACTCCTTTGAGTGGTTAAATGGCTATACAGTTGGCTATGGATTCTACCATGTCGACTTCACTGACCCAAACAAACCAAGAACACCCAAATTGTCTGCTCATTTTTACTTCCAACTCATGAAAGACAATGGCTTCCCCATAACAGAAGATGAGAAGATGCTGTATGGAGAGTTCCCTCAGGGTTTCCTTTGGAGTAGTGCCACGGCAGCTTACCAG ATTGAGGGTGGATGGAGAGCTGATGGAAAAAGTCTCAGCATCTGGGATAAATTTGCTCACACGCCACTCAAAATTTTTAACAGTGACAATGGCGACATCGCTTGTGACAGTTACAATAAAATAGATGAAGACATTGCAATATTGAAGCAACTTGGGGTTAACCATTATCGTTTCTCTATATCCTGGACGCGGGTACTTCCTGATGGCACAACAAATCACATCAACGAGGTTGGATTTCGCTACTATGACAGACTGGTGAATGCGCTGCTTGCTGCAAACATCCAGCCTCAT ataACTTTGTACCACTGGGATCTTCCACAAGCTCTGCAGAATGTAGGAGGTTGGGAGAATGACACTATTGTTCAAAGATTCAGGGATTATGCTGACGTTATGTTCAGCCATCTTGGAGACAGAGTGAAACTTTGGGTCACCATTAATGAGCCATATAACGTAGCAATGATTGGACATGGATACGGAGTAGCTGCCCCAG GTATTAGTTTCCGTCCCGGTACTCTTCCCTACATTGTTGCTCATAACCTTATCAAAGCTCATGCTGAAGCATGGCACCTTTACAATGACAAATATCGGGGTAGACAGAATGGAAAAGTCTCTATCACTATCAACTCTGACTGGTCAGAGCCCAGAAACCCCTATAAGCAAGAGGACATTGACGCAGCAAGACGTATAATGCAG TTCTACATTGGGTGGTTTGCCCATCCCATATTTAATGGTGACTATAGTGAAATGATGAAGACAATCATTCGGGAACGCAGTCTTGCAGCTGGATTGACTAAATCACG GCTACCTGAATTTACCCCAGAGGAAATAAAGAGAATTAAGGGGACCCATGATTATTTTGGATTCAACCATTACACCACTGTCCTGGCATTCCCTGTCGATTATGGAAATCTTCAACATTATGATGCAGATAG GGGTGCAGGGACATATGTTGATCGTACCTGGCTAGATTCTGGTTCTGCCTGGCTGAAGGTCACACCATTTGGGTTGCGCAGAATATTGAACTTTATTAAGGAGGAATATGGAAATCCTACAATTATTATCACTGAGAATGGGGTCTCAGAGCGTGGGCCCACAGATCTTAAAGATTCCCACAGGAGTTActattatgaaaaatatattaaccAAGTGCTGAAAg CTTACCGGCTTGATAATGTGGATGTCCGTGGCTACACAGCATGGTCACTCATGGACAACCTGGAGTGGGCCACTGGCTTCTCAGAGAGATTTGGACTTTTTTATGTCAATCGCTCTGACCCCAATGTGCCTCGAGTGGCCAAGGAATCTGTGTCTTTCTTCTCCACCATCATCAACTGCAATGGGTTTCCCGACCCTGCATCAGGACCTCACGATTGTTTGAAGCCTAAACCTGAAG caacaagtgcTCCAGAAAATGACAATTCAGTGAACTTTCTGGGTCTGAGGCTCTCCCCTGAAGAAGCTGAAACCGGACTCAACACTACATTTGCTCTGCTGCTTGTGGCAGCAACTGGAGCCATTTGTTTGTCCATCGGTTGCTTTTTCACTAAAAGacgttcaaaataa
- the LOC116723643 gene encoding lactase-phlorizin hydrolase isoform X2 produces MNRLLWVVCLYFLCVIVWSSQVNGEDHFMLLAGPLTEKDHRTSSSDENVFDCSHPIPAASKQYFKYLQTKGVTHFKVPLSWAKLLPTGLTSKPQQDVARCYQTLLKNLQEEGLQPLVILHGSTVPGSFRFRYGGWESQQLLDMFQQYAEFALREFGHLANSWVTFSDLDEILREGPAVDGHSLLQNILQLNKNIHEFYHQNFPYEGRRLSFGLNAKHLDQLSNLKAFTNMDFLSVNLEYNCASSKSFAQELRSLQTSAGNLPILLYKMPVRDCIPSEHQLLGDLLQVLWRNSLNIMGCDMKNVLDGLDMHDSPVRTEFRKSYENIFQKFGDQASDDDLFLTKGFLPGFQWATSSESFKVEGGWLEGGKGETIWDQFGHEGQAFANHTADLACDSYNKVDIDVYLLQSLGVNTYQFSISWARIFPSGHKDSLKEEGALYYDNLIDALIESGIQPVVTLYHWDLPQALQDDGGWTNPSIVTAYMDYAAFCFHRYGNRVKSWNTFSSPWVVSHAGYGTGVHAPGIKDYVTASYQVTHNIVKSHAEAWHVYNDNYRKTQGGKVGIALNSDWAEPADVDKPEDKEAAERYLQFMLGWFAHPIFIDGDYPEVLKTQIEKKRNECPSSAPAVLPTFTDEEKARIKGTSDFFGLNHYTSRLVSNSVGGCTPGPEGVGDFQAKVDPSWPATASDWIYSMPTGLRSLLNYIKTKYLAVNNVPIYITGNGMPTDDIFNDTSRIEYMGGYISEALKAIELDKVDVQRFTAQSLMDGFEGNKGYSERFGLHHVNFVDSYRPRTPKQSAYFFAQIIEQNGFVSRKQDHFEGVKISPPRRSTPLPPSEVPSASKVVWEKFTPQKKFDRQMYHYGNFSQDFLWGVSSSAYQIEGGWNADGKGPSVWDTFTQKPGSGIPADADGNEACDSYNRLDEDLYMLQALKVKTYRFSLSWSRIFPNGRRESLNQKGVDYYNRLINGLLARKITPMVTIYHWDLPQALQDIGGWQNVEMINIFNDYCDFCFATFGDRVKFWMTMNDPQGLAWLGYGTGQIPPNIKEPGTAPYQVAHNLIKAHATAYHTYDNKYRASQGGMVSIALNAEWVEPKDINVPRDLVAADRAMQFNLGWFAHPIFKNGDYPEAMKAQVLVKSELQGLSQSRLPSFTEEEKNSIKGTADMFCVNHYTTRIVTHITGLLSPHSYQNDWDFTEEQESDSPATAIKNQRAVSWGLRRVLNWIMEEYGDPEIYITDNGGATTAKTTWDDIDRVFFYKTYINEALKAYELDGVMLKGYTATSLMDSFEWLNGYTVGYGFYHVDFTDPNKPRTPKLSAHFYFQLMKDNGFPITEDEKMLYGEFPQGFLWSSATAAYQIEGGWRADGKSLSIWDKFAHTPLKIFNSDNGDIACDSYNKIDEDIAILKQLGVNHYRFSISWTRVLPDGTTNHINEVGFRYYDRLVNALLAANIQPHITLYHWDLPQALQNVGGWENDTIVQRFRDYADVMFSHLGDRVKLWVTINEPYNVAMIGHGYGVAAPGISFRPGTLPYIVAHNLIKAHAEAWHLYNDKYRGRQNGKVSITINSDWSEPRNPYKQEDIDAARRIMQFYIGWFAHPIFNGDYSEMMKTIIRERSLAAGLTKSRLPEFTPEEIKRIKGTHDYFGFNHYTTVLAFPVDYGNLQHYDADRGAGTYVDRTWLDSGSAWLKVTPFGLRRILNFIKEEYGNPTIIITENGVSERGPTDLKDSHRSYYYEKYINQVLKAYRLDNVDVRGYTAWSLMDNLEWATGFSERFGLFYVNRSDPNVPRVAKESVSFFSTIINCNGFPDPASGPHDCLKPKPEATSAPENDNSVNFLGLRLSPEEAETGLNTTFALLLVAATGAICLSIGCFFTKRRSK; encoded by the exons ATGAACAGGTTGCTGTGGGTTGtgtgtctgtattttttatgtgtgaTTGTTTGGAGCAGTCAGGTGAATGGAGAAGATCACTTTATGCTTCTTGCTGGTCCTCTGACTGAGAAGGACCACAGAACCTCCAGCAGTGATGAAAATGTCTTTGACTGCAGTCATCCAATACCAGCAGCTTCCAAGCAGTATTTTAAGTACCTCCAGACCAAAGGGGTGACCCACTTCAAAGTGCCGCTGTCATGGGCAAAACTTCTTCCTACAGGCCTGACCAGCAAGCCTCAACAGGATGTGGCAAGGTGTTACCAGACCCTGCTGAAGAACCTGCAGGAGGAGGGCTTGCAGCCTCTCGTCATTCTTCATGGATCAACAGTTCCAGGCTCTTTCAGGTTCAGGTATGGAGGCTGGGAAAGTCAGCAGCTGCTAGACATGTTTCAACAGTATGCTGAGTTTGCTTTGAGAGAATTTGGCCATTTGGCAAACTCGTGGGTGACATTTAGTGACCTGGATGAGATTTTGCGTGAAGGACCAGCTGTCGATGGTCACAGTCTTCTCCAAAATATCCTTCAGCTCAACAAGAATATTCATGAGTTTTATCATCAAAACTTTCCATATGAAG ggaGACGTCTATCATTTGGGTTGAATGCAAAACACTTGGATCAACTTTCCAATCTTAAAGCTTTCACAAAT ATGGATTTCTTGTCAGTGAACCTTGAATATAACTGCGCCTCCTCAAAGAGTTTTGCACAAGAGTTGAGAAGCTTGCAG ACATCTGCTGGAAATTTGCCAATCTTGCTATATAAGATGCCAGTTCGTGACTGTATCCCGAGTGAACACCAGCTTCTTGGAGATTTATTACAAG TTTTATGGAGAAATAGTTTGAATATTATGGGATGCGACATGAAGAATGTATTAGATGGGCTGGACATGCATGATTCTCCAGTCAG GACCGAATTCAGGAAGAGTTATGAAAACATCTTTCAGAAATTTGGAGACCAAGCCAGTGATGACGATCTGTTCCTCACTAAAGGATTTCTCCCGGGTTTCCAATGGGCTACGTCATCAGAATCTTTCAAGGTTGAAGGTGGCTGGTTGGAAGGGGGAAAAGGAGAGACTATTTGGGATCAATTTGGTCATGAAGGTCAAGCTTTTGCAAATCACACTGCTGATCTTGCTTGCGACAGTTATAACAAAGTTGATATAGATGTCTACCTTCTGCAAAGTCTTGGAGTCAACACCTACCAGTTCTCCATTTCCTGGGCCCGTATATTCCCGTCAGGTCACAAAGACAGCCTGAAGGAAGAAGGAGCTCTCTACTATGACAATCTGATCGATGCTCTTATTGAATCTGGCATACAGCCTGTTGTCACTCTCTATCATTGGGACTTGCCTCAGGCTCTCCAAGACGATGGTGGATGGACCAACCCTTCCATTGTTACAGCTTACATGGACTATGCAGCCTTCTGCTTCCATAGATATGGAAACAGGGTCAAGAGCTGGAACACATTCAGTAGTCCCTGGGTGGTGAGCCATGCTGGATATGGCACAGGTGTGCATGCTCCGGGAATAAAAGACTACGTGACTGCTTCTTACCAG GTCACTCATAATATAGTGAAATCCCATGCTGAAGCCTGGCATGTCTACAATGACAATTACAGAAAGACACAGGGAGGGAAAGTGGGCATTGCATTAAACTCTGACTGGGCAGAACCTGCTGATGTTGACAAACCTGAAGATAAGGAAGCTGCAGAGCGCTACCTTCAGTTTATGCTAGGCTGGTTTGCCCATCCAATCTTCATAGATGGGGATTATCCAGAAGTTCTCAAAACTcagatagaaaagaaaagaaatgagtgTCCCTCATCTGCACCAGCAGTACTTCCAACTTTCACTGATGAAGAGAAAGCGAGGATCAAGGGAACTTCTGActtttttggtttaaatcatTATACCTCCCGTTTAGTTAGCAACAGTGTAGGTGGGTGCACCCCTGGTCCTGAAGGAGTTGGAGACTTCCAGGCAAAAGTAGACCCCTCATGGCCTGCTACAGCATCAGACTGGATCTACTCCATGCCCACAGGACTACGGTCACTTCTGAactacattaaaacaaaatatctagCCGTGAACAATGTGCCCATTTACATAACTGGGAATGGCATGCCAACAGATGATATCTTCAATGACACTAGCAGAATAGAGTACATGGGAGGTTACATCAGTGAGGCCCTAAAAG CCATTGAACTTGATAAAGTGGATGTGCAGCGATTCACAGCGCAATCACTTATGGATGGATTTGAGGGAAACAAAGGGTACAGTGAAAGATTTGGACTACATCATGTTAATTTTGTAGATAGCTACAGACCAAGAACACCAAAACAATCAGCATATTTCTTTGCTCAGATCATTGAGCAAAATGGTTTTGTTTCACGTAAACAAGATCATTTTGAAGGTGTGAAAATATCACCACCTCGCCGTTCCACTCCACTGCCACCCTCAGAGGTTCCATCAGCGTCAAAGGTTGTCTGGGAAAAATTTAcgccacagaaaaagtttgacaGACAAATGTATCACTATGGTAATTTCTCACAAGACTTCTTATGGGGCGTCTCATCTTCAGCTTACCAGATTGAGGGTGGATGGAATGCAGATGGAAAAGGGCCCAGTGTATGGGATACATTCACTCAGAAGCCAGGTAGTGGTATTCCTGCAGATGCAGATGGCAATGAAGCCTGTGACAGTTATAATAGACTCGATGAAGACCTTTACATGCTGCAAGCACTGAAGGTGAAGACCTACAGATTTTCTCTGTCGTGGTCCAGAATCTTTCCCAATGGTAGGCGTGAATCCCTGAACCAGAAGGGTGTTGATTATTACAACAGGCTTATTAATGGCCTCTTGGCCAGAAAAATCACCCCAATGGTCACAATCTATCACTGGGACCTTCCACAAGCTCTACAAGACATTGGTGGCTGGCAAAATGTGGAgatgattaacatttttaatgattattgtGACTTCTGCTTTGCCACTTTTGGTGACAGAGTAAAATTCTGGATGACCATGAATGACCCTCAAGGACTTGCATGGCTAGGATATGGAACTGGACAAATCCCTCCAAACATCAAGGAGCCAGGAACAGCACCATACCAAGTTGCACATAACTTGATAAAAGCTCACGCTACAGCATACCACACATATGATAACAAATACCGTGCTTCTCAGGGAGGTATGGTTTCCATTGCCCTTAATGCTGAATGGGTTGAACCTAAAGATATCAATGTCCCTCGTGATCTTGTTGCTGCTGACCGTGCAATGCAGTTCAACCTGGGTTGGTTTGCCCACCCAATCTTCAAGAATGGGGACTATCCAGAGGCCATGAAAGCCCAAGTTTTGGTCAAAAGTGAACTCCAAGGTCTTTCACAGTCAAGACTCCCTTCTTTcacagaggaggaaaagaacTCTATCAAAGGAACTGCTGACATGTTTTGTGTCAATCACTACACCACCAGGATAGTAACCCATATCACAGGTCTGCTGTCTCCACATTCCTATCAAAATGACTGGGACTTCACAGAGGAACAAGAAAGTGATTCACCAGCTACAGCCATCAAAAACCAGAGAGCTGTATCATGGGGCCTACGAAGAGTCCTGAATTGGATCATGGAAGAGTATGGAGACCCTGAAATTTACATAACTGATAATGGTGGAGCTACAACAGCAAAAACTACTTGGGATGACATTGACAGAGTGTTTTTTTACAAGACTTACATAAATGAAGCTCTTAAAG CCTATGAACTAGATGGAGTAATGCTAAAAGGCTACACAGCAACATCTCTCATGGACTCCTTTGAGTGGTTAAATGGCTATACAGTTGGCTATGGATTCTACCATGTCGACTTCACTGACCCAAACAAACCAAGAACACCCAAATTGTCTGCTCATTTTTACTTCCAACTCATGAAAGACAATGGCTTCCCCATAACAGAAGATGAGAAGATGCTGTATGGAGAGTTCCCTCAGGGTTTCCTTTGGAGTAGTGCCACGGCAGCTTACCAG ATTGAGGGTGGATGGAGAGCTGATGGAAAAAGTCTCAGCATCTGGGATAAATTTGCTCACACGCCACTCAAAATTTTTAACAGTGACAATGGCGACATCGCTTGTGACAGTTACAATAAAATAGATGAAGACATTGCAATATTGAAGCAACTTGGGGTTAACCATTATCGTTTCTCTATATCCTGGACGCGGGTACTTCCTGATGGCACAACAAATCACATCAACGAGGTTGGATTTCGCTACTATGACAGACTGGTGAATGCGCTGCTTGCTGCAAACATCCAGCCTCAT ataACTTTGTACCACTGGGATCTTCCACAAGCTCTGCAGAATGTAGGAGGTTGGGAGAATGACACTATTGTTCAAAGATTCAGGGATTATGCTGACGTTATGTTCAGCCATCTTGGAGACAGAGTGAAACTTTGGGTCACCATTAATGAGCCATATAACGTAGCAATGATTGGACATGGATACGGAGTAGCTGCCCCAG GTATTAGTTTCCGTCCCGGTACTCTTCCCTACATTGTTGCTCATAACCTTATCAAAGCTCATGCTGAAGCATGGCACCTTTACAATGACAAATATCGGGGTAGACAGAATGGAAAAGTCTCTATCACTATCAACTCTGACTGGTCAGAGCCCAGAAACCCCTATAAGCAAGAGGACATTGACGCAGCAAGACGTATAATGCAG TTCTACATTGGGTGGTTTGCCCATCCCATATTTAATGGTGACTATAGTGAAATGATGAAGACAATCATTCGGGAACGCAGTCTTGCAGCTGGATTGACTAAATCACG GCTACCTGAATTTACCCCAGAGGAAATAAAGAGAATTAAGGGGACCCATGATTATTTTGGATTCAACCATTACACCACTGTCCTGGCATTCCCTGTCGATTATGGAAATCTTCAACATTATGATGCAGATAG GGGTGCAGGGACATATGTTGATCGTACCTGGCTAGATTCTGGTTCTGCCTGGCTGAAGGTCACACCATTTGGGTTGCGCAGAATATTGAACTTTATTAAGGAGGAATATGGAAATCCTACAATTATTATCACTGAGAATGGGGTCTCAGAGCGTGGGCCCACAGATCTTAAAGATTCCCACAGGAGTTActattatgaaaaatatattaaccAAGTGCTGAAAg CTTACCGGCTTGATAATGTGGATGTCCGTGGCTACACAGCATGGTCACTCATGGACAACCTGGAGTGGGCCACTGGCTTCTCAGAGAGATTTGGACTTTTTTATGTCAATCGCTCTGACCCCAATGTGCCTCGAGTGGCCAAGGAATCTGTGTCTTTCTTCTCCACCATCATCAACTGCAATGGGTTTCCCGACCCTGCATCAGGACCTCACGATTGTTTGAAGCCTAAACCTGAAG caacaagtgcTCCAGAAAATGACAATTCAGTGAACTTTCTGGGTCTGAGGCTCTCCCCTGAAGAAGCTGAAACCGGACTCAACACTACATTTGCTCTGCTGCTTGTGGCAGCAACTGGAGCCATTTGTTTGTCCATCGGTTGCTTTTTCACTAAAAGacgttcaaaataa